One genomic region from Mangifera indica cultivar Alphonso chromosome 17, CATAS_Mindica_2.1, whole genome shotgun sequence encodes:
- the LOC123200208 gene encoding 2Fe-2S ferredoxin-like isoform X2, with translation MLIPRLLRAGAWMVKELSKECHTCVSRTGCIRQQWQPLFSLQSEPKVYQGFIFQKYLHFSTTTANDASDEGSEQKDMISVTFVDKDGEEKNIKVPIGMSMLEAAHENDIELEGACEGSLACSTCHVIVMDVEQYNKLEDPTDEENDMLDLAFGLTDTSRLGCQIIARPELDGIRLAIPAATRNFAVDGYVPKPH, from the exons ATGTTAATTCCTAGGCTTTTGAGAGCTGGAGCATGGATGGTCAAAGAGCTGTCAAAAG AATGTCATACATGTGTATCTCGAACAGGATGCATACGTCAACAGTGGCAACCTTTG TTTTCATTACAGTCAGAACCTAAGGTGTACCAAGGATTCATATTTCAGAAATATCTGCATTTTTCTACCACAACTGCTAACGATGCTAGTGATGAAGGCAGTGAACAGAAAGACAT GATAAGTGTGACATTTGTTGATAAGGATGGAGAGGAAAAGAACATTAAGGTTCCTATTGGAATGTCTATGTTAGAAGCGGCTCATGAGAATGATATAGAACTTGAAG GAGCATGTGAAGGCTCGCTTGCATGCTCGACATGTCATGTGATTGTTATG GATGTAGAGCAATACAATAAATTAGAAGACCCAACTGATGAGGAAAACGACATGTTGGATCTGGCTTTTGGGCTTACTGATAC GTCTCGACTGGGATGTCAAATCATCGCGAGGCCTGAACTTGATGGAATTCGCTTGGCCATTCCTGCTGCTACTCGAAACTTTGCTGTAGATGGTTATGTACCAAAACCACACTAA
- the LOC123200208 gene encoding 2Fe-2S ferredoxin-like isoform X1, producing the protein MQLKGLWLEPTRICWAATVMLIPRLLRAGAWMVKELSKECHTCVSRTGCIRQQWQPLFSLQSEPKVYQGFIFQKYLHFSTTTANDASDEGSEQKDMISVTFVDKDGEEKNIKVPIGMSMLEAAHENDIELEGACEGSLACSTCHVIVMDVEQYNKLEDPTDEENDMLDLAFGLTDTSRLGCQIIARPELDGIRLAIPAATRNFAVDGYVPKPH; encoded by the exons ATGCAGTTGAAGGGGTTGTGGCTTGAACCGACAAG GATTTGTTGGGCTGCAACAGTGATGTTAATTCCTAGGCTTTTGAGAGCTGGAGCATGGATGGTCAAAGAGCTGTCAAAAG AATGTCATACATGTGTATCTCGAACAGGATGCATACGTCAACAGTGGCAACCTTTG TTTTCATTACAGTCAGAACCTAAGGTGTACCAAGGATTCATATTTCAGAAATATCTGCATTTTTCTACCACAACTGCTAACGATGCTAGTGATGAAGGCAGTGAACAGAAAGACAT GATAAGTGTGACATTTGTTGATAAGGATGGAGAGGAAAAGAACATTAAGGTTCCTATTGGAATGTCTATGTTAGAAGCGGCTCATGAGAATGATATAGAACTTGAAG GAGCATGTGAAGGCTCGCTTGCATGCTCGACATGTCATGTGATTGTTATG GATGTAGAGCAATACAATAAATTAGAAGACCCAACTGATGAGGAAAACGACATGTTGGATCTGGCTTTTGGGCTTACTGATAC GTCTCGACTGGGATGTCAAATCATCGCGAGGCCTGAACTTGATGGAATTCGCTTGGCCATTCCTGCTGCTACTCGAAACTTTGCTGTAGATGGTTATGTACCAAAACCACACTAA
- the LOC123200991 gene encoding auxin-responsive protein SAUR76-like, whose protein sequence is MAKGGKLTKLKSVLKKLNSFNKQSGGRPSMSSIVATTDDSCANTGDLHPVYVGKSRRRYLISSDIIDHPVFKELAERSNDSSDTINVPCEVVLFEHLLWMIENADPQPESLDELVEFYAC, encoded by the coding sequence ATGGCGAAAGGTGGCAAGCTGACGAAGCTCAAGTCAGTGCTCAAGAAACTCAACTCATTCAACAAACAAAGCGGCGGCCGTCCCAGCATGAGCTCCATAGTCGCAACCACAGATGATTCCTGCGCCAACACCGGCGACCTTCACCCTGTCTATGTCGGAAAATCTAGGAGACGATACCTCATCAGCTCCGATATCATTGATCATCCGGTTTTCAAGGAACTGGCAGAGCGATCAAACGATTCGTCCGACACGATAAACGTGCCGTGCGAGGTTGTGTTGTTTGAGCACCTGCTTTGGATGATTGAAAATGCCGATCCACAGCCGGAGTCGTTAGATGAGCTCGTCGAGTTCTACGCCTGTTGA
- the LOC123200357 gene encoding protein SMALL AUXIN UP-REGULATED RNA 10-like, whose amino-acid sequence MNDNGGVKLTGIRQIVKLKEILQKWQSVTLGPKPSNSHSNPSRGEISPVIDKSLTNVMSCDSDEDGCHSPEPPPDVPKGYLAVYVGLELRRFIIPTSYLSHSVFKLLLEKAEEEFGFDHCGGLTLPCEIETFKYLLKCIENQKDHQDDNSAADSLAI is encoded by the exons ATGAATGACAATGGTGGCGTCAAGTTGACTGGAATACGACAGATTGTTAAGCTGAAGGAAATCCTCCAAAAGTGGCAATCTGTTACTCTTGGCCCCAAACCGAGCAACTCTCATTCTAATCCAAGTCGTGGGGAAATTTCGCCAGTAATCGATAAAAGCCTGACAAATGTAATGTCTTGTGATTCAGATGAGGATGGCTGCCATAGTCCTGAACCACCACCTGATGTTCCTAAAGGCTATTTGGCAGTTTATGTGGGGCTAGAGCTTCGGAGGTTTATAATTCCCACCAGCTATCTTAGCCACTCTGTGTTTAAGCTTCTCTTGGAGAAGGCTGAAGAAGAGTTTGGGTTTGATCATTGTGGCGGGCTCACACTTCCTTGTGAGATCGAGACCTTCAAGTATCTCCTGAAGTGCATAGAGAATCAGAAGGATCACCAAGATGACAACTCAG CCGCAGATTCACTAGCTATTTGA